One window of Nymphaea colorata isolate Beijing-Zhang1983 chromosome 1, ASM883128v2, whole genome shotgun sequence genomic DNA carries:
- the LOC116246435 gene encoding putative disease resistance protein RGA3 codes for MSLVIEALGEIVISVLLRNVAGLLKEIVDLVLHAKKDLKNLHGKVDRLQNALKDADRKPFFSNERDRDLEGEMKDVLYDAPDIMEEYQTIIELRNSITSRNKVRKPWITLFPGFKEPMSASYQLGNGIKNINQRLDKIERKREKVEKTPKESGEGRTGGEDDDLRETNHHMGAQQPIGRDHDKTVIVEKLLSNDSTPSSMTEKHNVSIISIVGEGGIGKSTLAKVVFNEVEQQFGERRWWVCVSERPKRKDLLQKIMKEVCKGSKAGFEGITNLNHLYTQIQSVLSMKRFLLVLDDVWELDWWEGDVGSTLMNGATGSKILLTSRNIDVCKGIGALYVHRLPILPVNESWTLFLNKASVTKNDLVSHHLLDIAEKIVKKCGGLPLVVQTVGSLMRTKPKDKAKWEEVAKSEIWEWKLSSSSQYGGILPGLLLSYDDLPPYLKSCFIYCSIFPKDYEIEKEGLIMQWMAHGLIEEKKDIDVEVTANQYIDDLINRCLIEETPRPKLHGNLYRDSLSPRPKLRGILYRDHKGSCLRLHDILHDLASYIGGKEYGHASATDRTRHLSLLAVDSAEATKHYASAATNKLRTIMLSGSYSDSPSVNIEHSTKFKWLRVLSLMRCQIDMLPDSIGCLLLLKYLDLSYSNVSWLPSSMGKLYNLQTLDLSCSKIEELPKEMSELCNLRYLGLESTWSLDFIAEGLGKLTSLRTLHRFLVCDDKGKTSGSNIEELKDLNNLKGELSIEGLGGTRKAIDHAGKAKLLKEKHGINSLELDFEEQNASKAVDASKPSTYMLEALEPPHGLESLVIYHYKGEIPSWHLKGNYTMLRTLKLESCSIWKKVTRITSLETLEVKECPALCEIEGMPVLKSLKILSCDGLNTIGHGMPDLESLDIKDCGSLQQLPHHLPTLKLLKVC; via the coding sequence ATGTCATTAGTAATCGAAGCACTTGGAGAAATAGTTATTTCTGTACTGTTGAGGAATGTAGCCGGTCTGTTGAAAGAGATAGTGGACCTCGTCTTGCATGCCAAAAAAGATCTCAAGAATCTCCATGGGAAGGTGGACCGGTTGCAGAATGCCCTCAAAGATGCAGATCGcaagccctttttcagcaacGAGCGTGACAGAGATCTGGAGGGAGAGATGAAGGACGTTCTTTATGATGCCCCGGACATCATGGAAGAATACCAAACCATAATCGAGCTCAGAAATTCTATAACTTCAAGGAACAAGGTAAGAAAACCCTGGATCACTCTATTCCCTGGCTTTAAGGAACCTATGTCTGCTTCCTACCAACTTGGAAAtggaataaaaaatatcaaccaaaggcttgataaaattgaaagaaagagggaaaaggtGGAAAAAACACCAAAAGAGAGTGGTGAGGGTCGTACTGGTGGGGAGGATGATGATCTTCGAGAGACAAACCATCACATGGGTGCACAACAGCCCATAGGCAGGGACCATGATAAAACAGTGATAGTAGAAAAGCTCTTGTCCAATGACTCTACACCGAGTAGTATGACAGAGAAGCATAATgtttctattatctccattgtagGAGAAGGAGGGATCGGCAAAAGTACTCTTGCAAAAGTGGTATtcaatgaagttgaacaacagtttGGGGAACgtaggtggtgggtttgtgtttcggagAGGCCAAAACGTAAGGATTTATTGCAGAAAATAATGAAGGAAGTGTGCAAGGGATCCAAAGCAGGTTTTGAGGGTATTACTAATTTGAATCACTTGTACACGCAAATACAGAGTGTACTCTCGATGAAAAGGTTTTTGCTGGTCTTAGATGATGTTTGGGAACTAGATTGGTGGGAGGGAGATGTAGGGAGCACCCTCATGAATGGTGCAACAGGGAGTAAAATTTTGCTCACTAGTCGAAATATAGATGTTTGCAAAGGAATTGGTGCTTTATATGTGCATAGATTGCCAATATTACCTGTAAATGAGAGTTGGACTTTATTCTTGAACAAGGCATCTGTGACCAAAAATGATTTGGTGAGCCACCATTTGCTAGACATTGCAGAAAAAATAGTcaagaagtgtggtgggttgccgcTTGTGGTCCAAACTGTTGGGTCCTTAATGCGAACAAAACCCAAGGACAAAGCGAAGTGGGAGGAGGTTGCGAAAAGTGAGATCTGGGAATGGAAGTTATCGTCTTCTTCTCAATATGGTGGCATTCTTCCTGGTCTTTtactgagctacgatgacttaccaccttatttgaagagttgtttcaTATATTGCAgcatttttccaaaagattaTGAGATCGAAAAGGAGGGATTGATCATGCAATGGATGGCGCATGGATTaattgaggaaaagaaagacatagatgtggaagtgacagcaaaccaatacattgatgATCTGATAAATcggtgtttgattgaagagaCCCCTCGTCCCAAGTTGCATGGCAATTTATATCGAGATTCTCTCAGCCCTCGTCCCAAGTTGCGTGGCATTTTGTATAGAGATCATAAGGGCAGTTGTCTCAggttgcatgacattttgcatgaccttgcctcaTATATTGGTGGAAAGGAATATGGCCATGCCTCTGCTACTGACCGCACCCgtcatctgtcattacttgctGTAGACAGTGCCGAAGCGACCAAGCATTACGCCTCTGCAGCAACAAATAAGTTGCGTACAATAATGTTGAGTGGTTCCTATTCCGACTCGCCTTCAGTTAATATTGAACACTCAACCaaattcaagtggttgagggtgttgtcattgatgAGATGTCAGATCGACATGCTGCCGGACTCCATTGGATGTCTTTTGCTGCtaaaatatctcgatctaagcTATTCTAACGTGAGTTGGTTGCCGAGTTCAATGGGCAAGCTCTATAACTTGCAAACGTTGGATTTAAGTTGtagtaaaattgaagaattgcccaaggaaatgagtgaactgtgcaacttgaggtacCTTGGGCTGGAAAGTACATGGAGTTTGGATTTTATAGCCGAAGGCTTGGGCAAGCTTACCAGtttacggaccttgcataggtttCTAGTATGTGATGACAAAGGGAAGACAAGCGGATCTAATATTGaggaactaaaagacttgaataaTCTAAAGGGAGAGTTGTCGATAGAAGGTTTGGGGGGGACTAGAAAAGCAATTGATCATGCAGGAAAGGCAAAATTACTTAAAGAGAAACATGGCATAAACAGTTTGGAATTAGACTTTGAGGAACAAAATGCTTCCAAAGCTGTTGATGCTTCCAAACCGAGTACTTAtatgctggaggctttggaacctcctCATGGCCTTGAGAGCCTGGTTATTTATCATTACAAAGGAGAAATTCCATCTTGGCATCTGAAGGGAAACTATACCATGCTACGGACACTAAAGCTAGAAAGCTGCTCTATATGGAAAAAGGTAACGAGGATTACTTCGTTGGAGACATTGGAGGTCAAGGAATGCCCAGCATTGTGTGAAATAGAGGGCATGCCCGTGCTCAAGTCCTTGAAGATTTTGAGctgtgatgggctcaacacaaTTGGTCATGGCATGCCTGACTTGGAGTCGTTGGATATAAAAGATTGCGGCAGCCTACAGCAATTACCTCACCATCTGCCTACTCTCAAGTTGTTGAAGGTGTGCTGA